The Allorhodopirellula heiligendammensis genome includes a window with the following:
- a CDS encoding DUF1559 domain-containing protein, producing the protein MESLRRRHAFTLVELLVVIAIIGVLVGLLLPAVQAAREAARRMSCSNNFKQIGLAIHNYHSAYDQLPKVNGGTPGLVTGNNANNNNNNELSWLVGVLPFVEQQALWGQISNPLDWNNDGTIDFPAMGPNPRRTLTTQAATPYAPFLTEIPGLRCPSDPGQGIPGQGRHNYAACTGDSAYYNQGPEDDQGRLTTARSIAAKAGCRGFFVSREKSRFRDVLDGLSNTICAGEIASDLGDNDIRTRGVQLTTDPSLAGGSIGCRPSIDPARPSFWLSTANFAGEIAVPEDRRGMKWALDRGLHGAVNTILPPNNELCMQTHSFNTGVMPPSSRHQGGCHVLMGDGAVKFVTDSIEAGNSSSPHVGEGGVRLPAGSQSPFGVWGALGTRASNETNAAL; encoded by the coding sequence ATGGAAAGTTTAAGAAGGAGGCATGCGTTCACTTTGGTTGAATTGCTTGTCGTGATCGCAATTATTGGTGTTTTAGTGGGCTTACTTCTACCTGCCGTTCAAGCTGCTCGCGAAGCAGCCAGGAGAATGAGTTGCAGTAATAACTTCAAGCAGATTGGTTTAGCAATCCATAACTATCACTCGGCCTACGATCAGTTGCCCAAAGTCAATGGCGGCACGCCGGGTTTGGTAACAGGTAATAATGCTAATAACAACAACAACAATGAGTTAAGTTGGCTTGTCGGGGTGCTGCCATTTGTTGAGCAACAGGCTTTGTGGGGTCAGATCAGTAACCCGTTGGATTGGAACAACGATGGCACGATTGATTTCCCGGCCATGGGGCCGAATCCCCGTCGCACTCTAACGACACAGGCAGCGACACCTTACGCCCCCTTTCTGACCGAAATACCTGGACTTCGCTGCCCCAGCGACCCTGGGCAAGGGATCCCAGGTCAAGGACGCCACAACTACGCTGCATGCACGGGAGACTCCGCCTATTACAATCAAGGTCCTGAAGATGATCAGGGTCGCTTAACAACCGCTCGATCAATTGCCGCGAAAGCAGGTTGTCGCGGATTCTTCGTATCGCGAGAGAAATCGAGATTCCGCGATGTATTGGACGGCCTTTCAAATACGATTTGCGCAGGAGAAATCGCGTCCGATTTGGGTGACAATGACATTCGCACACGGGGTGTTCAGTTGACCACAGATCCTTCACTTGCCGGTGGATCGATTGGCTGCCGACCTTCGATAGATCCAGCACGGCCTAGTTTTTGGTTGTCGACAGCCAATTTTGCAGGTGAAATTGCGGTTCCGGAAGATCGTCGCGGCATGAAATGGGCTCTGGACCGCGGTCTCCATGGCGCTGTAAATACTATTCTTCCTCCAAACAACGAACTATGCATGCAGACTCATTCGTTCAACACAGGTGTCATGCCTCCAAGCAGTCGACATCAAGGCGGTTGCCACGTGTTGATGGGCGACGGAGCCGTCAAGTTTGTGACTGATTCGATCGAAGCGGGGAATTCTTCGAGTCCACACGTGGGCGAAGGTGGCGTACGTCTACCCGCAGGTTCACAAAGCCCCTTCGGAGTGTGGGGAGCATTGGGCACTCGCGCATCGAACGAAACGAATGCTGCGTTGTAA